CATAATCGCATATATTTGTTCTGTTTATCATTCTCCGGCAACAGGTTGTAGGTGACCGTCCCACCATCTCTTGCTTTCTTCATCTCATCAATCCAAACCATAGCATCATCATTCATCCATTCGGATAATAACTTGATATCCTCAATAGATGCAGGATCGCTCTCCATTGCACCACTTGCAGACACATATCCCCTGATTACTCCTGCTGGAATAATTTTCAGTTGCATACGTTTTAGGGCAATACTCATTCCCAATAACGCAACAGCTTTACAAGCTGCAAAATGCGCTTCATTATTTTCTTCCATAGTCAAAAGCGTATCCCATCCGTTTCCATACGCCTTCTTCACATGAAGTAATTGTGCCTCCTTGATGAATGGCAACAATAACATAAAAGTACGCTCGCTCTTGTCAATAGGAAAATAGGTGTCAAAATCCGCTCCACTGCGTATCAGTAATAGCTGAGACATTTTATAAGCCCTGCTCTCTTTCCATTCCTTAATTTCGGAAGTATTGAGATAACGTATCAAAGCGTCTACTGCTTTATAATAATCTTCCATATGCCGGGCATCATCCCTATCTAATTGCCATTCCCAAGGGAGCTTTTCACTGTTATCTGTAGCAATTTTGAATTTACGCCCATCATCTTCATGACTTAGATCATTTTTTTGGTACATACGTAATGTAGCCAATAAAGCGATAGGCCGTTGTACTTTCTTTATAAGGTCTTGATCTGCATCCTCTTTTGTCTCTTTATACCAGCCTTCCACTTTTTTGTACAGTTCAACACCAATCAATGCGGAAATTTCCTCTGTTGCCAACTCAATATCAGTTATGATTTTATTGAAATCATTATTTGCATAATAATTCCCAGTGAGTTCCCGTAGTTCCCTACTACCATTATCATCCTTATTGAATATCATACTATATCATTTATTTGTTACGCTTTAATAAAGCATCTGCTTTGTATTTATCATCCAGCAACTTCATCATTACCCGGAGTAATAATGTATCATCCGCTTTTTCTATATTTCCAAAAATTCCGGATTCTGCTACGGAAAACAGAATTCCACTCATTCCCAGACTTTGCTCCTTGGGCGTGTTCGCGTCCTGTGTTTCTTTCGTGAAGATGGATTCGAATGAAATCTCTATTCCATCAATAATAAATGTGCCTGTAAGCA
The Bacteroides luhongzhouii DNA segment above includes these coding regions:
- a CDS encoding DUF6712 family protein produces the protein MIFNKDDNGSRELRELTGNYYANNDFNKIITDIELATEEISALIGVELYKKVEGWYKETKEDADQDLIKKVQRPIALLATLRMYQKNDLSHEDDGRKFKIATDNSEKLPWEWQLDRDDARHMEDYYKAVDALIRYLNTSEIKEWKESRAYKMSQLLLIRSGADFDTYFPIDKSERTFMLLLPFIKEAQLLHVKKAYGNGWDTLLTMEENNEAHFAACKAVALLGMSIALKRMQLKIIPAGVIRGYVSASGAMESDPASIEDIKLLSEWMNDDAMVWIDEMKKARDGGTVTYNLLPENDKQNKYMRL